TCCGCGCCGGAGAGCACCAGGGCGAACATGAAGTTGTTCCAGGAGAAGATGAACGACAGGATGCCGGCGGTCGCGATGCCGGGTGCGGAGAGCGGCAGCGTGATCCGGCGGAACGCGCCGATGTGGGTGAGCCCGTCGACCAGCGCGGACTCCTCCAGTTCCAGCGGGAGGCCGTCGAAGAAGCCCATCATGATGTACACGACCAGCGGCAGTGACACGAACATGTGGCTGAGCACGAGGACCGAGAAGCCGCCGACCAACTTCAGGTTGGAGAAGACGTAGTACCAGGGCACCAGCAGCGAGACGCCGGGGATGACCCGGGCCATCAGCACCACCAGGGCCGACTTGCGCATGTTGAACCGGCTCATCGAGTACGCCGCCGGCACGCCCAGGATCAGCGACAGCACGGTGGCGGCGAAGGCCACCCAGAGGCTGTTGCCGATGAACTGGAAGTAGTTCGCCTGGTCCAGGACCTTGCTGTAGTTCTCCAGGACCGGGGTGAAGACGAACGCCTTGCCCGTGTCGTAGATGTCGACGTTCGTCTTGAACGAGGCGGCGACCATCCAGACCAGCGGCGCGAGCAACGAGACCACCACGAGGGCCAGGGCAACCGCCCGGAAGACCTGGTACGGGGTACGGCGGGCCTTCATCGCGCAGCCTTCTTTCGCCGAGAGGTCAGTGCCCACATCGAGCCGATGATGATCAGGAAGAAGATGATGAGGACGGTCGAGGAGATGCCGTACTCGTTGTAGTCGAAGCTCAGGCCGTAGGCGTACACGTTGAGGGTTTCGACCTCGTGGAACGACCCGCCGCCGCGACCCTTCGTGGCGTAGAGGATGTCGAAGGTCTTCAGGGCGTCGATCCCGCGCAGCAGGATCGCGACGATGACCGTCGGCATCAGCAGCGGCAGCGTGATGTGCCGGAACCGCTGCCAGGCGTTCGCGCCGTCGACCCGGGCCGCCTCGTCCGGCTCGTTGGACAGCGAGGTGAGGCCGGCGAGCAGGATCAGGACGACCATCGGCGTCCACTGCCAGATGTCGATGAAGATCGTTGTCGGCAGTGCGCTGTGCTGGCCGGCCAGCCAGGGCTGCGGCCCGATGCCGATCCAGCCGAGCAGCTGGTTCGCCATTCCGATGTTGGGGTCGAAGATGAGCCGCCACATCATGCCGACCGCGACCGGGGTCGCGACCAGCGGCATCAGGATGGCGACCCGGACCCACTTCTCGCCCCGGAACGGCCGCCACAACAGCAGCGCGACCGCCATTCCGAGTACGACCTCGAAGAACAGCGCGACGCCGGTGAACCCGACGGTGCGCAGGACGGCCGGCCAGAACCGGTCGGTGTCGGAGAGGACTTCGAGGTAGTTCGCGAATCCGATGAACTCGGACTCGGCCCGGACCGATCCCTCGGCGTCGGTGAGGCTGAGGTACAGCGTCCAGGCGAGCGGAAAGATGATCAGTGCACCGACGAAGACCATGGCCGGTGCGGCAAAGAGCCACTTGCGGTGAATGTTCGCCCAACGCGTCCAGGCGGACGTGTCGGTCGAGGACGACGGGGTGGATGCGATGACTGCCATGAGGGGTCTCCGGCTTCGGCGGGCCAGGTGACGCGGGGGCGACGGAACTGGTCCGTCGCCCCCGCGCGGTTGGCTTACTTCTCCTCGTCCAGGAGCTTCTGGAAGGCCTCGTGGGCCGCGGTCGTCGAGCCGGCGACGTCCTTGCCGGTGATCGCGTCGACGATCGGCTGGCCGACGATCTCGCGTGCCTCGGCCACCTTCACGACCAGCGGCCGGTCGTGGCCGACACCGTTGGCGGTGCTGACCGCGATGGCGTCCGCGAGGTCCTTCGGGTACGTCGCGATGCCCTCGGGGTTGGCCCAGACCGAGGTACGGGCGCCGGGGACGCCGGCCTTCTGCTGCGCCAGCGCCTGCTCCTTGCCGGCCGCCCACTCGATGAACTTCCAGGCGTTGCTCTGGTTCTCCGAGGACTCGTTGACGCCGAGCGCCCACGACGGGATGTTGTACGGCTTCGAGCCGGCCGGGCCGGCCGGGAACGGCGCGAACCCGACGGTGTCGGAGACCTTCGACTTGGCCGGGTCGGTGGCGTTCTTGTAGAGCGAGTTGGCCTCGGTGTAGAAGGCGGCCTTGCCCTGGGTGAAGATCGCCATCGCCTCGGACCAGCTCATGTCGGTGCTGATGTTGTCCGGGCCGTGGTCCTTGAGCAGCCCGCCGTAGTAGGCGTACGCCTGCTTGGCCTGGTCGGTGTTGACCGTGGACTTGCCGCTGTCGTCGACGAAGTCGCCGCCGAAGCTGTAGAGGAAGCTGGAGAACTGGGTGACCGCAGCCGCCTTACCGGTCCGGGCGACGAAGCCCGCGGTGCCGGCGTTCTCGGACTCGATCTTCGCCGCCATGGTCTTCAGCTCGTCGAGGGTCTTCGGCGGGGCGCTGAAGCCGGCCTTCTGCACCAGGTCCTTGCGGTAGTACAGGACCTCCTGCTCGGTGATGATCGGTACGCCGACCACCTTGTCCTCGTAGCTGGTCGCCTGGACCGGTCCGGCCTGGAAGTCGTCGAAGCCGAAGGCGGCGTTCCCCTTGGCCTTGTCGGTCAGGTCGGCCAGATACTTGTTCTTGGCGAACAGCTTCCCCTCCTGGAGGGGCCGGTACATCATCACGTCGATGTCGCTGGATCCGGCGTTCAGCTTGACGTTGTACTGGTCAGAGAGCTGGTCCTCGCCCAGCTGGGTGACCTCTACCTTCAGGCCGGTCTGCTTCTCGAACTCCGGCAGGGCCTGCTTTATGTTTTCCGTCCAGACGTGGTTGACCAGCGTCACGCGCAAAGTGTTCGACTCACCGCTGTCGTCCCCGCCGCCCCCGCAGGCGGACAGGCCGAGGGCAGCCACCACGGCCAGAGAGGTTCCGATTACCGACCGACGTAACACGTCCATCTCCCCTTCCGTCGCGGCGACCCGCCGTTGGGGCGCCGCAGCGGATGCCCTACATCCGCTTAATGCCGGATGTTAGGCCGATAAACCAGACTTATGCAAGAGATGCCCTCCCACTGATAGGCTTTATTTATGGACATGCCGTCACCAGAGGATGCGTCTGTCCGGCTCGGCACCGCCGAACCGGGCCTGCACGCCCGCGTGCTCGACCTCCTCGGCACGGCCGTCTGCGCCGGCCAGCTTCCGCCGGGGTCCGTGCTCTACATCGACGACCTCGTCGAGCAGTACGCCGTCTCCCGCTCGGTCGTCCGCGAGGTGCTGCGGGTGCTCTCCTCGATGGGACTCGTCGAGTCCCGTCGCCGGGTCGGCACCCTGATCCGGGCCGCCAGCGACTGGAACGTCTTCGACCCCCAGGTCATCCGCTGGCGACTCGCCTCGGCCGGCCGGATCGCCCAGCTCCGCTCGATCACCGAACTGCGGGCTGCGGTCGAGCCGCAGGCCGCCGCGCTCGCGGCCGTCCGGGCGACCCCGCAGGAGGCCAGTGACCTGATCGGACTCGCCGCGAAGATGTGGGCGGCCGGCAAGGCCGGCGACGAGGCCGAGTTCCTCCGGCTCGACATCGAGTTCCACCGGCAGGTGCTGGTCGACTCCGGCAACGAGATGTTCCTGAAGCTGCACGAACTTGTCGCCGAGGTGCTCGCCGGCCGGTACCACTACGACCTGATGCCGCACTACCCGCACGAGGAGGCGTTGCAACTGCACGCCGAGGTGGCGCAGGCGATCCAGCGGCACGACGGCGACCGTGCCAAGGTCGCGATGGTGCAGATCATGGAGCAGGCCATGAAGGAGATGAGCGCGATCTGGGCGCAGACCGAACCCATCCCGGTCACGGGGACGGTTACGCCGGCCTGACCCGGAACCCTTGCCGCAGCTCAACTGCTTTGTCGGTGCCGCTGAGCGGGTCGAGTATGTCAGCGAGCTTTTGGCGCGCTGCTCTGGTGGCGGCGGAGGAGTTCTTGGAGTGCGTTGATCTCGGCGCGTAGCGAGTTCTGCCCTTGTTGGGTGATCTTGATCCAGGTCTTGGGTCGTCGGCCGTGGTAGCCCCGCTCGATCTGGATCAGATTCGCCTCCTCGAGCACGGCAAGGTGTCGGGAGAGGTTGCCGGGGGTGAGTTCGAGTGCGGTGCGCAGGTAGGCGACCTCCACTCGCTCGGATTCCGCCGCGATGGTGAGGATGCCGAGTCGGTGACGCTGGTGGACGGTGTCGTTGAGGCCGTTCGTCGGGTGCCCGGTGCTTCTCGGGTCGGCGGCCGGGGTGTTGGCGTCATTCCCAGTGCTCACGTCGACCTCTTGGACGCCTTCACCGTGTCAATGAGGGCGACGGTGCCACCGACGAGCAGGATCGGTGCCGGCAGCAGGGCCGCCAACATGAAGCTGAATCGGTTTAGATCCCCAGGTTGGAATTCCGTGGTTTGGAAGTAGGTGCTTACCAGGAGGACCGCGGCGGTGTAGCCCAGGACGACGGTCAACAGGCCCCGGCTGCGTTCGAGTCGAGCCAGGACCGCCAGTCCTACTGCGATGACCAGATGGGGGAGCATGCCTCTGTTGGAGATACCCAACAGGGGTGTGGTCGCCCAGCTTGTTGCGGTTGTTACCGGTGACCACGTGTTGAACAACATGAATGGCAGGACGATCGGCAGCACGAGGCCCACCAGGGTGCCCACGATACCGGCGGTGAGGTACGCACGGGTCGGGGTCTGCAGGCCCACCCGGGCGCCGCGCCACCGGTACCACCCGAGGCTGAGTATGTAGCCACCGATGAGTGCCGCCAGCCAGTACCAGCCAAGGGCCGCCGAGTGCTCCAGGAAGTCACCACCGAGGCCGGCCAGCGCGGGGATGGCTTTCACGCCCCGCATGCCGGCCGGTTCCACCGACTCAAGATACAGCGGCGCGGCGATCGCAATGAGCAGACCGAACAGCAGAAGTGGGAACCAGTACGCGTGTCGGGCGGCCCGGGTGCGCCGCCGGAGGGCGGTCACCGACGCAAGGAGTTCCCCCGGTGTGGACTCGGCGTTCGGGCCAGGGTTCGGTTCGTCCGACATGACACCCTCCAGGTTGGATCGATCCCATGCACTGCGCTCCCAATAGGTTTGCATCACAAATCGTTCTGCGCAAGAGTTGGTCTCTCCTGATCCCCCAACACGCTCCTGCCGCCAACAGGCGCCGGGGCGGCGGAACCGCATCCCCGGACCGAGTTGGTCGGCCCGGTCAACCGGCACGGAGCGTGCCCGGGCCTTGGGCAGATGGCGTAGCGGTGCAGCAGACAGGCAACATCACGGCAGCAAAGGCCGTCGAGCGCCGTTCAGCGCCGTTGGGAGCGCAGCCCTGCTCCCAATCTGCTCCCTCAACGCCACCCCACGATCCCGGCGGCGGGCAAGCGACGGGTCAGCTCGGCGCCGTAGGAGCCTGTGCCCTCGACCCCGACCTGCTGAACACCTCCGAGATCCGCGCCGGGTTTGCCTCTCCGCCCCGCCGCCCACCCTCGTCGCCACCTCCGTCAGCCGATACGTCCCACCGTCGGGACGATCGCCCACGACCAGAGATCCTGGCTGCGCAGACCGGCGGGGTACGCCGCCGCGTCCGACCCGCCGCCTCCCGTACCAGCCAGCCTGCCGGTGGCCCGGCCGGCTGCCCGGCCGGTTCCCGGATCGAGCAGCAGGTCGGTGACGGCGCCGCCGTCGACGTGCCGGATCACGTACTGCTCCCGGCCGCCGACGGTGACCCTGGCGGCGCTAAGCCCGTCGAGCCCGGCGAGTACCTGGTAGAGGGCGACCCGTACGGCCGGCACGAGCACCGGATCTGCTGACCGCAGCAGGACTCCCAGCGCCTTGGCCAGCCGACCGTCCGGGGAGTCCGGGCTCCCGGCGAGATCGTCGAGCAGCCGGCTCCGCAGCAGCGCCGGATCGGTTGGCAGCTCAGCGAGCCACTGCGGGGTAGGCAGGCCCAGGCTCGGCCCCTCCACGAGCAGCCTCTGCATGGCTTCGCTTCCCCTCTGGCCGTCTGTCGGCCCCGGGTCCACGTCCTGCCCGTTAAGGCGGGCGTCGAGCACGATCATGCCCCTCGGAGTGAGCCACATCTGATGGTCGATCGGCAGCGGCTCGTGCGGGGAGTTCGGCGCCGCGTTACCGGACCCAGGCGTGGCTCCCGGGCCGCCGGTCGGGGTGCCCGACGCCGTTCCCGCCACCGGCGGGCCGGGCTCGCCGCTGCTCCCCGCCGCCGGCCCGCCGGCGCCGGGAACCGCTACCGTCCGGGTACGGACGTAGATGAACCGCCCGTCGGGAACAGGTACCGGCTCCACTGTCGCGGCCCGGGCGATCAGTTCGTCGAGCGCGGCCCGGACGACGGCCGGGCCCCCGTACGAAACGGCCAGCGGGTCGGCCTGGCCGGGCGGCGTCGCCGGGCGGTCCGGCCCGGCGCCGTTCGGCGGGGCGAGCACCAGACCGGCGCCGAGGGCGAGGCCGGCGACCACCGCCGCGGCGGTGACTGGCAACACCAGCCGGGGACGCCAGGACCGGCGCTGCCGCGCCGCGTGCCCGCTGACGACCGCTCGCCAGGTACGCGCCACCGCCTCGTCGTCGGGCTCGGACAGTCCGGGCGGCAGGTTCCGCACCGCGACCAGGTCGGGATCCGTTCGGTTCATCGGGACTCTCCTTCTACGGAAAGGACGGCACGCACCTTGGTTCGCGCCCGGTGCAGGGCCGACCGAACCGATCCCAGCGGGATGTCGAGCGCGGTAGCGATCTCGCCGTACTCCAGGTCGGCGACCGCGTAGAGCATCAGCACGTCCCGCTGTCTGCGGGGCAGCTCGGCGAGTACCACGCGGAGCCGGGCGACGGACCTCTGCGCGTCGACCCGTTCGGCGCTACGCAGGGCCGGTCCCTCGGCGACCACGTCGATCGGGGCGGCCGTACGCAGTAGCCGGATCTCGGTGCGCAGGTGCCGGCGCAACAGGTTGGTGGCGATGCCGTACAGCCACGGCAGCACCGCGCCCTTGCCCGGGTCGTACCTCTCCCTCCGCTCGTACGCGAGCAGAAAGGTCTCGGCCACCACGTCCTCCGCGACGTCGTCGCCGACCCGCCGCGCGCAGTACCGCAACAGCTCCCGGGCATACCGGTCGAACAACCCGGCGAGGTCACCGGCATCGACGGAATCCCGATCGACGGTGTGCGTTGTCATACCCGCTCTTGCCCCTACCGGCCTGCCGGGTTCCCAGCGGCTCGCGATCCCGTTGTCGTCCCACTTCACCCGGGCTAAGTGATGATGCATCCGTCGCGGTGCGCTGTTCACCGAGTGCGGCGTCTCATCGTCTGTCTATGCGCGACTGGCGGCCTGCTAATAGCCCACATCACCCTCACGATGGCCGCCCACGCCTGGCTGGTCGTCGCCCGGACATTGGTCGCAAAAGGGGAACCGGTCCCGGAGAGCACA
The nucleotide sequence above comes from Plantactinospora soyae. Encoded proteins:
- a CDS encoding carbohydrate ABC transporter permease; amino-acid sequence: MKARRTPYQVFRAVALALVVVSLLAPLVWMVAASFKTNVDIYDTGKAFVFTPVLENYSKVLDQANYFQFIGNSLWVAFAATVLSLILGVPAAYSMSRFNMRKSALVVLMARVIPGVSLLVPWYYVFSNLKLVGGFSVLVLSHMFVSLPLVVYIMMGFFDGLPLELEESALVDGLTHIGAFRRITLPLSAPGIATAGILSFIFSWNNFMFALVLSGADTKTLPVAIFDFVGYASIDWGGLMAASTVVTLPIMVIALFVQKYVVSGLTAGATKG
- a CDS encoding carbohydrate ABC transporter permease, producing MAVIASTPSSSTDTSAWTRWANIHRKWLFAAPAMVFVGALIIFPLAWTLYLSLTDAEGSVRAESEFIGFANYLEVLSDTDRFWPAVLRTVGFTGVALFFEVVLGMAVALLLWRPFRGEKWVRVAILMPLVATPVAVGMMWRLIFDPNIGMANQLLGWIGIGPQPWLAGQHSALPTTIFIDIWQWTPMVVLILLAGLTSLSNEPDEAARVDGANAWQRFRHITLPLLMPTVIVAILLRGIDALKTFDILYATKGRGGGSFHEVETLNVYAYGLSFDYNEYGISSTVLIIFFLIIIGSMWALTSRRKKAAR
- a CDS encoding ABC transporter substrate-binding protein; translation: MTLVNHVWTENIKQALPEFEKQTGLKVEVTQLGEDQLSDQYNVKLNAGSSDIDVMMYRPLQEGKLFAKNKYLADLTDKAKGNAAFGFDDFQAGPVQATSYEDKVVGVPIITEQEVLYYRKDLVQKAGFSAPPKTLDELKTMAAKIESENAGTAGFVARTGKAAAVTQFSSFLYSFGGDFVDDSGKSTVNTDQAKQAYAYYGGLLKDHGPDNISTDMSWSEAMAIFTQGKAAFYTEANSLYKNATDPAKSKVSDTVGFAPFPAGPAGSKPYNIPSWALGVNESSENQSNAWKFIEWAAGKEQALAQQKAGVPGARTSVWANPEGIATYPKDLADAIAVSTANGVGHDRPLVVKVAEAREIVGQPIVDAITGKDVAGSTTAAHEAFQKLLDEEK
- a CDS encoding FadR/GntR family transcriptional regulator; this encodes MPSPEDASVRLGTAEPGLHARVLDLLGTAVCAGQLPPGSVLYIDDLVEQYAVSRSVVREVLRVLSSMGLVESRRRVGTLIRAASDWNVFDPQVIRWRLASAGRIAQLRSITELRAAVEPQAAALAAVRATPQEASDLIGLAAKMWAAGKAGDEAEFLRLDIEFHRQVLVDSGNEMFLKLHELVAEVLAGRYHYDLMPHYPHEEALQLHAEVAQAIQRHDGDRAKVAMVQIMEQAMKEMSAIWAQTEPIPVTGTVTPA
- a CDS encoding transcriptional regulator; protein product: MSTGNDANTPAADPRSTGHPTNGLNDTVHQRHRLGILTIAAESERVEVAYLRTALELTPGNLSRHLAVLEEANLIQIERGYHGRRPKTWIKITQQGQNSLRAEINALQELLRRHQSSAPKAR
- a CDS encoding RNA polymerase sigma factor: MTTHTVDRDSVDAGDLAGLFDRYARELLRYCARRVGDDVAEDVVAETFLLAYERRERYDPGKGAVLPWLYGIATNLLRRHLRTEIRLLRTAAPIDVVAEGPALRSAERVDAQRSVARLRVVLAELPRRQRDVLMLYAVADLEYGEIATALDIPLGSVRSALHRARTKVRAVLSVEGESR